In Paralcaligenes sp. KSB-10, the following are encoded in one genomic region:
- a CDS encoding tripartite tricarboxylate transporter substrate-binding protein yields the protein MKQAGISMTHIPYKGEGQAVIDLLGKHVDVYFGTSAVASAHHLKQLAVAADSRATEAPGTPTFTELGYKVVWSIMGGLIAPKGLNPAAKTAIESACADGMKTPHYLATLKTLQAGPEYLSGDDFRKLMVAEYAKSEVLLKNTKLHP from the coding sequence ATGAAGCAGGCAGGCATTTCGATGACGCATATTCCCTATAAAGGGGAAGGACAAGCCGTGATAGATCTGCTGGGCAAGCACGTGGATGTGTATTTCGGCACCAGCGCCGTGGCTTCCGCGCATCACCTGAAGCAATTGGCCGTAGCGGCCGATTCACGGGCGACAGAGGCGCCGGGCACGCCGACGTTCACCGAGCTGGGATACAAAGTAGTCTGGTCCATCATGGGCGGGCTGATCGCCCCCAAGGGCTTGAACCCGGCGGCCAAGACGGCCATAGAGAGCGCCTGCGCCGATGGCATGAAGACGCCCCACTACCTGGCCACGCTCAAGACCCTGCAGGCGGGGCCCGAATATCTGTCGGGTGACGACTTCAGAAAGCTGATGGTGGCCGAATATGCCAAGAGCGAGGTATTGCTGAAGAATACCAAGCTACACCCCTGA
- the argC gene encoding N-acetyl-gamma-glutamyl-phosphate reductase, producing MNQPIVFIDGDQGTTGLQIHTRLSGRTDLRLFTLPDVERKDPRRRAEAINAADVAILCLPDEPAREAVGAITNPSVRVIDASSAHRTQEGWVYGFPELDLGQAERIAHAKRVSNPGCYPTGAIALLWPLVKAGLIPADYPISVHAVSGYSGAGRAGIDLYEAPGSAAAPAFQVYGLGLSHKHVPEIQHHAGLSQRPFFVPAYGAFRQGIVLTIPLQLRLLPSGVNAKRLHESLLRHYEESSHVQVMSPEWAAATTHLDPEALNDSNELRLAVFSNEAHGQVLLAAVFDNLGKGASGAAMQNLDLMLRAM from the coding sequence ATGAATCAGCCCATTGTTTTTATTGACGGGGACCAGGGCACGACCGGTCTGCAAATCCACACCCGGTTAAGCGGACGGACCGACCTGCGTCTTTTTACATTGCCTGATGTCGAGCGTAAAGATCCGCGGCGCCGTGCCGAGGCCATTAATGCGGCCGATGTTGCGATCCTGTGCCTGCCGGACGAACCGGCTCGTGAGGCCGTCGGCGCAATCACAAACCCATCGGTGCGTGTCATTGATGCGAGCTCTGCCCATCGCACGCAGGAGGGCTGGGTCTATGGATTTCCGGAACTGGACTTGGGTCAGGCGGAGCGCATTGCGCACGCCAAGAGGGTGAGTAATCCTGGCTGTTATCCTACAGGCGCAATCGCACTCCTGTGGCCGCTCGTCAAGGCCGGGCTGATTCCAGCGGACTATCCGATTTCCGTACATGCCGTGTCGGGCTATTCGGGGGCCGGACGCGCGGGGATCGATCTGTATGAAGCGCCCGGTTCGGCCGCGGCGCCCGCATTCCAGGTCTATGGTCTAGGGCTTTCTCACAAGCATGTGCCGGAAATCCAGCACCATGCGGGCTTGTCGCAACGCCCTTTCTTCGTTCCCGCGTATGGAGCTTTTCGGCAAGGCATTGTGTTGACCATTCCGTTGCAACTGCGCCTGTTGCCCTCTGGCGTAAACGCCAAGCGCCTGCACGAGAGCTTGCTGCGCCATTATGAAGAATCAAGTCACGTGCAGGTCATGTCGCCCGAATGGGCTGCCGCGACGACGCATCTGGATCCTGAGGCGCTCAATGACAGCAATGAACTTCGTCTGGCGGTATTTTCAAACGAAGCACATGGCCAAGTGCTGCTGGCGGCGGTATTCGACAACCTGGGCAAAGGCGCTTCAGGTGCCGCAATGCAGAATCTGGATCTGATGCTGCGGGCGATGTGA
- a CDS encoding LysR family transcriptional regulator: protein MREINLDRLRTLLVIAELGSFAKAARALNLAPPTVSLHIKDLEARIGAPLLSRKRGQIHPTTIGETLLERARRLLADADQALDDVLRQAQGLAGRVRLGASTGAIAHLLPQALDTLSVRHPDIDVQVMVLTSRESLARLMAGTLDVGLVALPQAPMSGLELRPWRRDPIMAFVPSAWDKPAHITPAWLGHRPLILNDASTQLSRVTTEWFASSGLQPQARILLNYNDAIKSLVAAGYGATLLPHEADAPVPDERIAMRPLRPALWRHLGIAYRVGPMEPATRHVLNVLTELAVGHIPAMKKEFHTYPKNRGASPSKNE from the coding sequence ATGCGTGAAATCAATCTGGACCGCTTGCGTACTTTGTTAGTGATCGCGGAATTGGGCTCGTTCGCCAAGGCGGCACGCGCCTTGAACCTGGCCCCACCCACGGTAAGCCTGCACATCAAAGACCTCGAAGCCCGCATCGGCGCCCCGCTGCTGTCGCGTAAGCGCGGACAGATCCATCCCACCACCATCGGCGAAACCTTGCTGGAACGTGCCCGCCGTCTTTTAGCGGATGCGGACCAGGCACTGGATGATGTGCTGCGCCAGGCCCAAGGCCTGGCCGGCCGGGTGCGCCTGGGCGCTTCGACCGGTGCAATTGCCCATTTGCTGCCGCAGGCACTGGATACGCTGAGCGTCCGCCATCCCGATATCGACGTGCAGGTCATGGTGCTCACCTCGCGGGAATCACTGGCGCGGCTCATGGCGGGCACCCTGGATGTGGGCCTGGTTGCGCTACCGCAAGCGCCCATGAGCGGGCTGGAACTGCGCCCGTGGCGGCGCGACCCGATTATGGCCTTTGTCCCATCGGCCTGGGACAAGCCCGCCCATATTACGCCGGCGTGGCTGGGCCATCGTCCGCTGATTCTGAACGATGCCAGCACACAGTTGTCACGCGTAACCACTGAATGGTTCGCCTCTTCCGGGCTGCAGCCGCAAGCACGCATCCTGCTTAACTATAACGATGCCATCAAAAGCCTGGTCGCCGCGGGATACGGCGCAACCCTGCTGCCGCACGAGGCAGATGCGCCCGTTCCGGATGAGCGTATCGCAATGCGCCCCCTGCGCCCGGCCCTGTGGCGGCACCTGGGCATTGCCTATCGCGTCGGCCCTATGGAACCGGCCACACGGCATGTGTTGAATGTGCTGACTGAACTGGCGGTTGGACACATCCCCGCCATGAAGAAGGAATTTCACACCTATCCAAAAAATAGAGGCGCATCGCCCAGCAAGAACGAGTAA
- a CDS encoding GntR family transcriptional regulator codes for MPQIGKNKSIANSPTAGSIPLPLQEQAYRRLKEMIRNGQIHGGDRLMEAQVANAFGISRSPARRALSLLCEDKLLEAHGKRGYRVVGRVESTVVNRLAELEVVKLTVPRQWEVIYKQVEQELFVAMLFESVRINDVRLAQHYDVSRTVTRDLLAHMHGVGMISKDAVGHWVAQRVTPERIRHLYELRSILEPKALVGAASHIPLVLLEEFRENIQLAFNSSPLDSDLFDQIENDLHIRALGFCLNKEVLTALGRTHFLFGPTRYLSNRLLGIPLGLIREAIEEHLAIINLLLAGKPEQAAEALHQHLSVAVDRWLLRFDVTAKLSQIKLPPYLTKVE; via the coding sequence ATGCCACAGATCGGGAAAAACAAATCCATTGCCAATTCACCAACTGCTGGTTCAATACCCCTTCCACTGCAAGAGCAGGCTTATCGACGTTTGAAAGAGATGATAAGAAACGGGCAGATACATGGAGGGGATCGCCTCATGGAAGCCCAGGTTGCGAACGCATTCGGTATTAGTCGATCACCAGCTCGCCGTGCGCTGTCGTTGTTGTGCGAAGACAAGCTCCTGGAAGCCCATGGGAAACGAGGCTATCGTGTAGTGGGGAGGGTGGAAAGCACGGTGGTTAATCGTTTGGCCGAACTGGAAGTGGTCAAGTTGACGGTGCCTCGCCAATGGGAAGTGATATATAAGCAGGTCGAGCAGGAACTGTTTGTAGCAATGCTGTTTGAATCGGTTCGAATCAACGATGTCAGGCTCGCCCAGCACTATGATGTCAGTCGTACGGTAACTCGTGACTTGCTGGCTCATATGCACGGGGTAGGCATGATCTCCAAGGATGCCGTCGGTCATTGGGTCGCTCAGAGAGTTACACCCGAACGAATCCGCCATCTCTATGAGTTACGTTCGATTCTTGAGCCTAAAGCGCTTGTCGGTGCCGCTTCGCATATTCCTCTCGTGCTGTTAGAGGAATTCCGGGAAAATATTCAATTGGCATTCAACAGTTCGCCGCTTGATAGCGATCTATTCGATCAGATAGAAAACGACCTTCACATCCGTGCTCTTGGGTTTTGTCTAAACAAGGAAGTTCTGACGGCACTTGGCCGGACACATTTCCTGTTCGGGCCGACACGCTACCTGTCTAATCGACTCCTAGGCATACCACTAGGCCTGATCCGCGAGGCGATCGAAGAGCACTTGGCTATCATTAACTTACTACTTGCGGGGAAACCTGAACAGGCTGCGGAGGCATTGCACCAGCACCTTAGCGTAGCTGTAGACCGTTGGCTTTTACGTTTTGATGTCACGGCCAAGTTATCTCAAATCAAATTGCCGCCTTATTTGACGAAAGTGGAGTAG
- a CDS encoding alpha-hydroxy acid oxidase, with protein MNRLHHGNITCIEDLRKLAKKRVPKMFYDYVDSGAWTETTYRANSDDLANIRFKQRIGRNVETRTQRSSLLGEEVTMPVGLAPTGLAGMQYPDGEILAARAAERFGIPFTLSTMSVCSIEDVAEHTSRPFWFQLYLMKDRSFMEQLISRARQAKCSALMLTLDLPVQGQRHKDIKNGLSAPPKPTIQNIASIAIRPRWCLNMLRTKRHSFRNIVGHVAGVSDTTSMARWVDEQFDQRMSWDDIKWIRQIWDGKLVLKGIMDPDDAQMAVEYGADALVVSNHGGRQLDGAISSIAALPRVVRAVGKQAEILFDSGIQSGQDVLKALALGAKGTLIGRPFLYGLGAMGEAGVARCLEIIHKEMDLTMALCGLNDIQNIDRDILESQGRSMFAS; from the coding sequence GTGAATCGTTTGCATCATGGAAACATTACCTGCATAGAGGATCTGAGGAAACTCGCAAAAAAGCGCGTACCCAAAATGTTTTATGACTATGTGGACAGTGGAGCCTGGACCGAAACAACTTACCGCGCCAACTCCGACGACCTTGCCAATATCCGATTCAAACAACGTATCGGAAGGAACGTGGAGACACGGACACAACGCTCCAGCCTTTTGGGCGAAGAGGTAACGATGCCCGTTGGCCTGGCGCCCACGGGTTTGGCGGGAATGCAGTATCCAGACGGCGAAATACTCGCTGCTCGCGCCGCCGAGCGCTTTGGAATCCCTTTCACGCTATCGACGATGAGCGTCTGTTCGATAGAAGATGTTGCCGAACATACTTCGCGGCCCTTCTGGTTTCAACTCTATCTGATGAAAGACCGGTCATTCATGGAGCAACTGATCTCTCGAGCGCGCCAGGCCAAGTGTTCCGCCCTAATGCTAACGCTCGATCTTCCTGTACAGGGCCAACGGCACAAGGATATTAAAAATGGATTATCGGCGCCTCCAAAACCGACGATCCAAAATATTGCCAGCATCGCTATCCGGCCTCGCTGGTGTCTGAATATGCTGCGCACTAAACGCCATTCATTCAGAAATATCGTTGGCCATGTGGCGGGTGTATCAGATACAACTTCCATGGCACGCTGGGTGGATGAACAGTTTGACCAGAGAATGTCATGGGATGACATCAAATGGATTCGACAAATCTGGGACGGAAAACTTGTCCTGAAAGGAATCATGGATCCGGATGATGCACAGATGGCTGTGGAATATGGCGCCGACGCATTGGTGGTGTCCAATCATGGTGGACGACAACTTGACGGAGCAATATCTAGCATAGCTGCCCTGCCCCGTGTTGTTCGCGCCGTGGGCAAACAGGCCGAAATATTGTTCGATAGCGGAATTCAATCTGGGCAAGACGTATTGAAAGCACTCGCTCTCGGAGCAAAAGGTACGCTCATCGGGCGTCCTTTCCTATACGGCCTAGGCGCCATGGGTGAGGCGGGAGTGGCACGCTGCCTGGAAATAATTCATAAAGAAATGGATCTAACCATGGCGCTCTGCGGCTTGAACGATATTCAAAATATTGATAGAGATATTTTAGAAAGCCAAGGACGCTCGATGTTTGCATCCTAA
- a CDS encoding acetoacetate decarboxylase family protein, which translates to MFGKYKMHANSGVNPPYAPAYPLEWECALRTVEVITRVERKKLEALLSDTPFELVNDRVAFRFMLSPGHTLALHSGQMFDLMVTVAVRYEDLFTQTHIFMYCSDPMGIAAGREIFGYTKKDTNYLFHETENGSIDGWVKRRGVQLADFDFTPDPQSPVVRLVDEDVQPSGEIHVRRVPHPERPETAYADIVYRRTPLKYSKPLPGKISMNLHDSEFDPIARLEPEILGAHFMVSDVYGGGFEVEDRRLLKRLIP; encoded by the coding sequence ATGTTTGGTAAATATAAAATGCACGCTAATAGTGGGGTCAATCCACCTTATGCACCAGCATACCCATTGGAATGGGAGTGTGCATTGCGCACAGTAGAAGTGATCACTCGCGTTGAAAGGAAAAAGCTTGAGGCATTGCTCTCAGACACCCCATTCGAACTTGTCAACGATAGGGTGGCATTCCGATTCATGCTGTCTCCGGGCCACACTTTGGCATTGCATTCTGGCCAGATGTTCGATTTGATGGTCACAGTGGCGGTTCGTTATGAGGATCTCTTCACCCAAACACACATTTTCATGTATTGCAGCGACCCCATGGGTATCGCTGCCGGGCGCGAGATATTTGGATATACCAAAAAAGATACGAACTATCTATTTCATGAAACTGAAAATGGATCAATTGACGGTTGGGTCAAGCGCCGAGGAGTTCAATTGGCTGATTTCGATTTCACCCCAGATCCTCAATCCCCCGTTGTTCGACTAGTCGACGAGGATGTGCAGCCATCCGGCGAAATTCATGTCCGCCGTGTTCCACATCCAGAACGACCTGAAACGGCCTACGCGGACATTGTTTATCGTCGCACTCCGCTCAAGTATTCAAAGCCACTGCCGGGAAAAATCTCCATGAATCTTCATGATTCAGAGTTTGACCCGATCGCGCGACTTGAGCCGGAAATACTCGGTGCTCATTTCATGGTCTCCGATGTATATGGGGGCGGATTCGAAGTCGAAGATCGGCGCCTCCTAAAACGCCTAATCCCTTAG
- a CDS encoding ABC transporter substrate-binding protein — protein MDNTNFRRSRRNVLLAGTNLLILGATNVRAEEVKPLKIGVLTDMSSLYRDVTGQGSVTAAKMAVEDYIAQGGKKSRPIEIISADHQNKADVGSAVARQWIDRDGVDVIADVPTSSVALAVNNVVREKNKVMLVSGASSSDLTGKDCSPNTVQWTYSTYALAVGAAMATNPGDTWFTLTVDYAFGHAMQRDLNNAITKSGGKIIGNVLTPLGTPDFSSFLLQAQASKAQVIGLINAGGDTVNSIKQAAEFGITKRGQRVVATVLYIDDVHSLGLSVAQGLQFTEAFYWDLTPKTRAWSERFAKRMGGQHPSALQAGVYASILHYLKAEADLGASSDGKAVVDKMKALPTNDPLFGKGSVRIDGRTIHDMYLFEVKKPSESKYPWDYYHVVKTLPASDVWRPLSAGGCYFVKNT, from the coding sequence ATGGATAATACAAACTTTCGCCGAAGCAGACGCAACGTACTACTAGCCGGCACAAATTTACTTATCCTTGGCGCAACGAACGTCCGGGCCGAAGAAGTTAAGCCACTGAAAATCGGTGTACTCACCGATATGTCAAGCCTTTATAGAGACGTCACTGGCCAAGGTTCCGTCACTGCAGCCAAAATGGCTGTCGAAGATTATATTGCGCAAGGTGGGAAGAAATCTCGGCCTATCGAGATCATTAGCGCAGACCATCAAAATAAGGCCGACGTGGGGTCTGCAGTAGCACGGCAATGGATCGATCGCGACGGAGTCGACGTTATCGCCGACGTACCGACCTCGTCAGTGGCACTCGCAGTAAATAATGTTGTTCGCGAGAAAAACAAGGTCATGTTGGTCTCTGGAGCCTCATCGTCCGACCTTACAGGCAAAGATTGCTCACCCAATACCGTCCAATGGACCTACAGCACCTATGCGCTTGCCGTAGGTGCTGCAATGGCGACTAACCCTGGAGACACATGGTTCACCTTGACGGTTGACTATGCGTTTGGCCACGCGATGCAGCGAGATCTTAATAACGCTATAACCAAGAGTGGCGGAAAAATAATCGGAAACGTTCTCACACCGCTTGGTACGCCCGACTTCTCTTCATTTCTTCTCCAGGCCCAAGCATCTAAGGCTCAAGTAATCGGGTTGATCAATGCAGGAGGCGACACAGTCAATTCAATTAAGCAGGCGGCAGAATTCGGGATAACCAAACGCGGCCAACGCGTAGTGGCAACCGTACTGTATATCGACGATGTGCACTCCTTGGGGCTATCCGTAGCGCAAGGGCTTCAATTCACCGAAGCCTTTTACTGGGATTTGACCCCTAAAACACGCGCCTGGAGCGAGCGGTTTGCAAAGCGCATGGGTGGCCAACATCCAAGCGCCCTTCAAGCGGGAGTGTATGCCTCGATCTTGCATTATCTGAAGGCCGAGGCCGATTTGGGAGCGTCCTCAGACGGTAAAGCAGTCGTTGACAAGATGAAGGCATTACCAACGAACGACCCTCTTTTTGGCAAAGGATCAGTTCGAATAGATGGTCGTACGATTCACGACATGTACCTATTCGAAGTCAAAAAGCCAAGCGAGTCAAAATATCCCTGGGACTATTATCACGTCGTCAAGACCCTCCCAGCCTCCGACGTCTGGCGGCCGCTTAGCGCTGGCGGGTGCTATTTCGTGAAAAACACATGA
- a CDS encoding SDR family NAD(P)-dependent oxidoreductase, producing the protein MNVALVTGGGDGIGRAISLKLAQSGFKVAIADIDHNLGTETVRLIQTAGGEAVFIKTDVSNGDEVSACVDKVEKQLGPITAFSNNAGIEGVIAPIHHYPDDIFERLLQVNVKGVFLGLKHVLARMISRGQGAIVNTASTSSIRGRAGLAGYVATKHAVLGLTRVAALDVAGTKIRINAVLPGPVETRMIKALDEQAKHLGGIKRANSATYASPDDIANVVVFLLSDQSAHVNGAAWVVDGGVTAC; encoded by the coding sequence ATGAATGTCGCTTTAGTAACAGGAGGCGGGGATGGCATAGGCCGAGCGATCTCTCTAAAACTCGCTCAATCGGGCTTCAAAGTCGCTATCGCTGACATAGATCACAATCTTGGAACGGAAACTGTTCGTTTGATTCAGACTGCTGGAGGTGAGGCCGTCTTTATCAAGACAGATGTTTCGAATGGCGATGAAGTGTCGGCATGCGTTGATAAGGTGGAAAAGCAACTAGGACCTATCACTGCTTTTTCGAATAACGCAGGTATCGAAGGAGTGATCGCCCCTATCCACCATTATCCCGATGACATATTCGAGCGCCTGCTCCAGGTTAACGTCAAAGGTGTATTTCTAGGCCTGAAACATGTACTGGCCCGGATGATTTCACGAGGCCAAGGGGCTATTGTCAATACAGCGTCAACCTCATCTATTCGGGGCCGGGCGGGTTTAGCAGGCTATGTTGCCACAAAGCATGCTGTGCTAGGCTTGACGCGCGTCGCCGCGCTTGATGTAGCGGGAACGAAAATCAGGATCAATGCGGTTCTGCCCGGGCCAGTGGAAACCAGAATGATAAAAGCGTTGGATGAGCAGGCCAAACATCTAGGTGGGATCAAGCGCGCTAACTCTGCAACATATGCAAGCCCAGATGATATTGCAAATGTCGTGGTCTTTCTTTTGTCCGATCAGTCAGCTCACGTCAATGGTGCCGCTTGGGTTGTTGATGGCGGTGTAACCGCCTGCTAG
- a CDS encoding fumarylacetoacetate hydrolase family protein — MKLCRFGNTGMEKPGLIDANGQLRDLSSVIQVIEPATLSPQRLSKLASADPSGLPLVPGNPRFGVPFEGTSKIVCIGLNYSDHAREAGLSVPSEPIIFLKSTTALNGPNDDVIKPRHSERLDWEVELGVVIGSKAQYVSKKQAPDFIAGYCVVNDVSERGFQMQSSQWDKGKSCDTFAPIGPWLVTPDELPNPHNLDMWLDVNGLNMQRGNTNTMIFDIPTLISYCSQYMTLLPGDVIATGTPPGVGMGKIPNPIWLQAGDTVTLGIASLGQQSQRITQWKQR; from the coding sequence ATGAAATTATGTCGATTCGGCAACACGGGCATGGAAAAGCCTGGGCTTATTGATGCCAATGGGCAATTGCGTGATCTATCTTCAGTTATCCAAGTTATTGAACCCGCAACTCTTTCGCCACAGAGATTATCCAAGCTTGCTTCAGCAGATCCGTCAGGACTACCCCTAGTGCCGGGGAATCCACGCTTCGGCGTTCCTTTTGAAGGGACATCAAAAATTGTTTGTATTGGTCTAAATTATTCAGACCATGCTCGAGAAGCCGGACTGTCCGTTCCATCCGAGCCAATTATCTTCTTGAAATCCACAACGGCGCTAAATGGCCCCAACGACGATGTCATCAAGCCACGCCATTCCGAACGTTTGGACTGGGAGGTGGAACTGGGTGTTGTTATAGGCAGCAAAGCGCAATACGTGTCCAAGAAGCAAGCGCCTGATTTCATTGCAGGATATTGTGTCGTAAATGATGTATCCGAGCGCGGCTTTCAAATGCAATCTTCACAATGGGACAAAGGCAAAAGCTGTGATACTTTTGCTCCGATTGGGCCTTGGCTGGTTACACCAGATGAATTACCCAATCCGCATAATCTGGACATGTGGCTCGATGTTAATGGCCTGAACATGCAGCGCGGCAACACCAATACCATGATTTTCGACATCCCGACATTAATTTCCTATTGCAGCCAGTACATGACCTTGCTTCCAGGCGATGTCATCGCCACTGGAACTCCACCAGGAGTCGGTATGGGGAAAATACCCAATCCCATCTGGCTGCAAGCCGGTGACACAGTGACTCTAGGCATCGCGAGTCTGGGCCAGCAATCCCAACGGATTACTCAATGGAAACAAAGGTGA
- a CDS encoding ABC transporter ATP-binding protein — translation MADAKSPPLLSVQELHAHYGRSHILHGVSFHVSSNEVISLLGRNGSGRSTTLKAIMGLVPPTDGSIRLRQHELAGLRPYSICRHGIGYVPEEREIFANLTVEENLRMGMQPAVNGASVWTIEQMFDYFPRLKERRNTKGASLSGGEQQMLTICRALLGNPLLMLIDEPTEGLAPKIVAAVGEAIADIHRQGVAVILVEQKLAIALKVSSRVCVMGHGRIVFEGSPEALGASPQVLAEWLAV, via the coding sequence ATGGCCGATGCCAAATCCCCGCCCTTGTTATCCGTGCAGGAGTTGCACGCTCATTATGGAAGGAGCCATATTCTTCATGGAGTCAGTTTCCATGTTTCATCAAATGAAGTAATCAGCCTGTTGGGGCGCAATGGCTCAGGCCGATCCACCACATTAAAGGCAATCATGGGGTTGGTGCCTCCGACAGATGGATCGATTCGGCTACGCCAGCACGAACTCGCGGGCCTGCGCCCGTACTCAATTTGCCGCCATGGCATCGGCTACGTACCCGAGGAGCGAGAGATTTTCGCGAACCTGACCGTCGAGGAGAATCTGCGCATGGGCATGCAGCCGGCCGTTAACGGCGCGTCGGTCTGGACAATCGAGCAAATGTTCGATTATTTCCCGCGCCTCAAAGAGCGCCGCAATACCAAAGGCGCCAGCCTTTCGGGTGGCGAGCAGCAGATGCTGACAATCTGCCGGGCGTTACTGGGCAACCCTTTGCTGATGTTGATCGATGAACCCACCGAGGGGCTGGCGCCGAAGATCGTCGCCGCCGTCGGTGAGGCCATTGCCGACATCCACCGCCAGGGCGTAGCCGTCATCCTTGTCGAACAGAAACTGGCGATCGCCTTGAAGGTATCGAGCCGGGTGTGCGTCATGGGACATGGCCGCATCGTGTTCGAGGGCTCGCCTGAAGCACTGGGCGCCAGCCCACAGGTTCTTGCGGAATGGCTGGCTGTGTGA
- a CDS encoding ABC transporter ATP-binding protein, which translates to MNESPILSLRGVHKSFGQAQIIRGVDLDIVRGERHALIGPNGAGKSTLFHLISGRVAPTRGEIDLDGRPIQGLPPEQVNRLGLARSFQITNVFPGLTVFENLRLAAMRPYGLQYVFWTLIQTHRRITAQVEQLLEQVRLQARAGTLAGELSYSEQRSLEIAMTLASDPKVIMLDEPMAGMSNEETDYTLALIREVTQGRTLLIVEHDMNVVFALSDRISVLVYGCIIATGNPDEIRHNKAVKEAYLGEEIEQ; encoded by the coding sequence ATGAACGAGTCACCCATTCTTTCTCTGCGCGGCGTGCATAAGTCATTTGGGCAGGCCCAGATTATCCGCGGCGTCGATCTGGATATTGTCCGGGGCGAGCGACACGCCCTGATCGGGCCGAATGGAGCAGGCAAATCGACCTTGTTTCATCTGATCTCGGGCCGGGTCGCCCCTACACGCGGCGAGATCGACCTCGACGGTCGGCCGATACAGGGCTTGCCCCCCGAGCAGGTCAATCGCCTGGGTTTGGCCCGGTCATTTCAGATCACCAATGTCTTTCCGGGTTTGACCGTGTTCGAGAACTTGCGCCTGGCGGCAATGCGCCCGTACGGGCTGCAGTATGTTTTCTGGACGCTGATCCAGACTCATCGACGGATCACGGCCCAAGTGGAGCAATTGCTCGAGCAAGTCCGCCTGCAAGCGCGAGCCGGTACGCTCGCCGGTGAGCTGTCGTACTCCGAGCAGCGTTCGCTGGAAATAGCCATGACCCTGGCCTCGGACCCAAAGGTGATCATGCTCGATGAGCCAATGGCCGGCATGTCCAATGAGGAAACCGACTACACACTGGCGTTGATACGCGAGGTAACGCAAGGGCGCACCCTTCTGATTGTCGAACACGACATGAATGTGGTGTTTGCCTTGAGCGACCGAATAAGCGTCCTGGTCTATGGTTGCATTATCGCGACTGGAAACCCCGATGAGATCCGACACAACAAGGCTGTGAAAGAGGCTTACCTTGGGGAGGAGATCGAGCAATGA